The Vibrio marisflavi CECT 7928 region TAGATTGACACAAACAAAGTGATAGTCGCTGAGATGTAGTTTGTCTCACCACCGCGAATAATGCCCTGAGTGGTATACAAAATTGCTAGTGTAGAGAAGATGATAAACAAGCTGCTCAACACAAGGTGCAGAACTGTTGAGTGCAAGAAGATGCTCGCAATCATACCAACAATCAGTACAACAAATAGAGACAACATCAGACCACCAAGCATAGATAAGTCACGCTTGGTTGTAAGAGCGTATGCTGATGCACCGATGAATGCTAAACCAGTACCACCTAGAGCTGTTAGCACGATGTCACCCATGCCAGCACCTACATACATGTTGATCAGTGGGCCAACGGTATACCCTAGGAAGCCAGTAAATAGGAAAGTAAATACTAATCCCATTCCGTTATTACGGTTTTTCTCTGTTAGGAAAAGTAAGCCGTAGAAGCCGACTAGCATAATGATTATGCCAGGGCTAGGGAGGTTTAGCGCCATAGTGACACCAGCAACCATTGCAGACCAAATTAGCGTAATTGCAAGCAATGCGTATGTGTTACGCAAAACTTTGTTGGTTTGCAGAGCACTTTGCTGTTGGGTCGAAGTGCGAGTATACATGTTATTCATAGTCTTCCTCGTGAAAGGTATTCATATATAATTATGTACATTTATGGGGCTGAAAGTTCAGAAAATCAAGTCTTTTGTTAAAACGAGATTCTCGCAATGTGTAACACGATATAACATCTGTGCTCTGTTAGCGCATCTATGCCAAATTTATGGTCTAATGATGTAGAATTTGAGCCAAGAAGTTTTGTGTTCTATCTGATTGAGGATTCTCAAAAAACTCAACCGGGTTGTTTTCCTCAATTATCTCACCAGCGTCCATAAATATCACTCTATCTGCAACTTCTTTTGCAAACCCCATCTCGTGTGTTACACAAAGCATTGTCATACCTTCTTCTGCTAGCTCGACCATAACATCTAGCACCTCGCGAACCATTTCAGGATCGAGTGCTGAAGTCGGCTCGTCAAACAGCATGACTTGTGGATTCATACACAGTGAGCGTGCAATTGCTACACGTTGTTGCTGACCACCAGAAAGCTGCCCCGGAAATTTTTCAGCTTGGTCTGGAATCTTTACCCTTTCTAGATATTTCATCGCTATCTTTTCAGCTTCCGACTTAGGCATTTTCTTTACCCAAATTGGAGCTAATGTGCAGTTTTCTAAAACGGTTAGGTGAGGGAATAGGTTAAAGTGCTGGAAACACATGCCGACTTCACGACGCACTGCTTCAATATTCTTTAAGTCCTCTGTTAGCTCATTGCCAGAAACAAAAATATGTCCTTTCTGATGCTCTTCAAGGCGATTGATGCAGCGAATCATCGTTGACTTTCCAGAGCCTGAGGGGCCGCAGATAACAATTTTTTCGCCTTTACGAACGTTCAAGTTAATGTTCTTAAGTACGTGAAACTCACCATACCATTTGTTCATGTCTTGAATTTGAATCATCGGCTCTGATGAATCTAGATTAGTTGTTTGTGTCATAATTTGTCCTCAAACTTAAATTCTATTGACTTCTTAATTGTTATCGTTTGTGTCCCGTATGCAGTTTATTCTCCAACCATATGGAGTATCTCGACATACCGAAGCAAAAGACCCAAAAAACTAATGCTACAAATATATAACTTTCGGTCGCAAAGCCTAACCACTCAGGGTCTGTATTGGCTGCCTGACCTATACCCAGTACGTCAAACATGCCGATGATTAGTACCAAACTGGTATCTTTGAATAGGCCGATAAAGGTGTTTACGATTGAAGGGATAGTAATCTTCAAGGCTTGCGGCAAAACTATAAGTGCCATTTTTTTCGAGTAGGTAAGTCCAAGCGCATCGGCAGCTTCATATTGTCCTTTTGGAATCGCTTGAAGCCCGCCACGTACTACTTCCGCCATGTATGCGGCACTAAACATTACAACACCTATTAGGGCGCGGACTAGCTTGTCGGTCTCGGAACCCTCTGACAAAAATAGTGGTAGCATTACGGAAGCCATAAAGAGCACAGTAATGAGTGGAACTCCACGCCAAATCTCGATGTATACAGTACACATACTACGAATTATTGGCATTTCAGACCGTCTTCCCAGAGCGAGTACTATACCAATGGGTAGCGAAACAATAATCCCCACTAAGGCGATGATTAACGTGACTAGTAATCCACCCCATTTGTGAGTATCGACAACTTCTAAGCCAAACACACCGCCGTAGAGCAGTCCAATCATTAGGAAAGGGTAGATATTTACAAAGAATAACCAAACCCAAAGTCTTTTTGGAGTTTTCTCATATGCTAACAGAACGGTAAAAATGGCTAGCGTAATGTAGAATAACCTTGGCCTCCAAAGCTCTTCATGTGGGTAAAACCCATACATGAATTGCTCCCAACGCACATTAATAAATACCCAACATGCCCCAGCCCTTGAACAGTCATCTCTGGTCGTTCCTACCCAGTCTGCATTGAGAAATGCCCAGTCAAAGATATTCCATATCGCGATAAGTGCTAAGTATCCAAGCAAAATTGTGATGATTGAGTTAAAAGGGCCACTAAATAGGTTTCTTCTCATCCACCCAATTACACCAACGGTATTTGCTGGTGGCGGCAGATCGGGCAAAAATTCATGCTTCTTCATATTACTACCTCTCTACCAATGCCACTTTTCGGTTGTACATATTCATGATTGCTGATGTTATTAAACTCAATGAAAGATAAACCGCCATGGTCATCGCGATAATCTCAATTGCCTGACCTGTCTGGTTTAAGGTCGTTCCCGCGAATACCGAAACGAGATCCGGATAACCAATAGCCATCGCAAGAGAAGAGTTTTTGGTCAAGTTTAAGTATTGGCTTGTCAGCGGGGGAATAATGATTCTCAGCGCTTGAGGGATCACAACCAATTTGAGGGTTTTTCCGCGAGGTAGGCCTAAGCTCATCGCTGCTTCCGTTTGTCCGTGGCTAACGGCATTAATACCTGAACGAACTATCTCTGCTATGAACGAAGCTGTATAAATAGAAAGAGCAAGCAAAAGGGCGGCTAACTCAGGAATGATACTAATACCGCCTTGAAAGTTAAACCCTTGTAATTTAGGGTATTGCGCACTGATAGGTGAGCCCATAATGAAATACACCACGACAGGAAGTACAACGCACAATAGGAGAATAATCCTACCCATTGGCGTTTGTCGGCCAGTAAGCTTTTGCTTATTGTTCGCCCAAACATTAATGACTACAGACGCACATATTCCGGCCAATAAGGTCAATACGACAAAGATACTACCTGATTCAAAAACTGGCTCGGGGAAATATA contains the following coding sequences:
- a CDS encoding Bax inhibitor-1/YccA family protein, producing MNNMYTRTSTQQQSALQTNKVLRNTYALLAITLIWSAMVAGVTMALNLPSPGIIIMLVGFYGLLFLTEKNRNNGMGLVFTFLFTGFLGYTVGPLINMYVGAGMGDIVLTALGGTGLAFIGASAYALTTKRDLSMLGGLMLSLFVVLIVGMIASIFLHSTVLHLVLSSLFIIFSTLAILYTTQGIIRGGETNYISATITLFVSIYNIFISLLSILGITRD
- a CDS encoding amino acid ABC transporter ATP-binding protein, whose translation is MTQTTNLDSSEPMIQIQDMNKWYGEFHVLKNINLNVRKGEKIVICGPSGSGKSTMIRCINRLEEHQKGHIFVSGNELTEDLKNIEAVRREVGMCFQHFNLFPHLTVLENCTLAPIWVKKMPKSEAEKIAMKYLERVKIPDQAEKFPGQLSGGQQQRVAIARSLCMNPQVMLFDEPTSALDPEMVREVLDVMVELAEEGMTMLCVTHEMGFAKEVADRVIFMDAGEIIEENNPVEFFENPQSDRTQNFLAQILHH
- a CDS encoding amino acid ABC transporter permease — protein: MKKHEFLPDLPPPANTVGVIGWMRRNLFSGPFNSIITILLGYLALIAIWNIFDWAFLNADWVGTTRDDCSRAGACWVFINVRWEQFMYGFYPHEELWRPRLFYITLAIFTVLLAYEKTPKRLWVWLFFVNIYPFLMIGLLYGGVFGLEVVDTHKWGGLLVTLIIALVGIIVSLPIGIVLALGRRSEMPIIRSMCTVYIEIWRGVPLITVLFMASVMLPLFLSEGSETDKLVRALIGVVMFSAAYMAEVVRGGLQAIPKGQYEAADALGLTYSKKMALIVLPQALKITIPSIVNTFIGLFKDTSLVLIIGMFDVLGIGQAANTDPEWLGFATESYIFVALVFWVFCFGMSRYSIWLENKLHTGHKR
- a CDS encoding amino acid ABC transporter permease, which translates into the protein MKPTENSTSNTQHGGTKGKNLLYNPTFRAAAIQVIAICLLAFFFYTIVNNALNNLEARGIATGFGFLNQEAGFGIGLSLIDYNETYSYGRTFVVGLLNTALVSILGIILATVLGFIIGIARLSSNWLVSRFAAVYIETFRNIPLLLQIFFWYFAVLQALPSPRQSMSLGEAVFLNVRGLYFPEPVFESGSIFVVLTLLAGICASVVINVWANNKQKLTGRQTPMGRIILLLCVVLPVVVYFIMGSPISAQYPKLQGFNFQGGISIIPELAALLLALSIYTASFIAEIVRSGINAVSHGQTEAAMSLGLPRGKTLKLVVIPQALRIIIPPLTSQYLNLTKNSSLAMAIGYPDLVSVFAGTTLNQTGQAIEIIAMTMAVYLSLSLITSAIMNMYNRKVALVER